The proteins below are encoded in one region of Tomitella fengzijianii:
- the moaA gene encoding GTP 3',8-cyclase MoaA gives MTAVNLGLPAMGEAAAHGPAGIDEADARFARGPLSDTFGRVATDLRVSLTDRCNLRCTYCMPAEGLEWLPTDELLTADEITRLLRIGTRDLGVTRIRFTGGEPLLRRDIVDIIAAASALDPRPGLALTTNGLGLARKAQALADAGLDRVNVSLDTVDPTEYAAITRRDRLDDALAGLQAAHDAGLTPVKVNAVLKPDLNAEDAPALLEFCLEHGYELRIIEQMPLDAGHDWRRSTMVTAQQTREVLGASFRLTPDPAHRGSAPAQRWLVDGGPATVGIIASVTEPFCAACDRTRLTADGQVRNCLFAREESDLRALLRGGADDDAIARRWRAAMWAKKAGHGIGSPGFHQPDRPMSAIGG, from the coding sequence ATGACAGCGGTCAACCTGGGGCTGCCGGCCATGGGCGAAGCTGCCGCGCACGGCCCGGCGGGGATCGACGAAGCCGACGCGCGGTTCGCCCGCGGCCCGCTGTCGGACACCTTCGGGCGGGTCGCCACCGACCTGCGCGTCTCGCTCACCGACCGCTGCAATCTCCGGTGCACATATTGCATGCCGGCCGAGGGGCTCGAATGGCTGCCGACGGACGAGCTCCTCACCGCGGACGAGATCACGCGGCTGTTGCGCATCGGCACCCGGGACCTCGGCGTCACCCGGATCCGGTTCACCGGCGGGGAGCCGCTGCTGCGGCGGGACATCGTCGACATCATCGCCGCCGCGTCGGCTCTGGACCCGCGCCCCGGCCTGGCCCTGACAACGAACGGCCTGGGCCTTGCACGCAAGGCCCAGGCACTCGCCGACGCCGGACTCGACCGGGTGAACGTGTCGCTGGACACCGTCGACCCCACGGAGTACGCGGCCATCACCCGGCGCGACCGCCTGGACGACGCCCTCGCGGGCCTGCAGGCGGCGCACGACGCCGGCCTGACGCCGGTCAAGGTCAACGCCGTCCTCAAGCCGGACCTCAACGCCGAGGACGCTCCCGCGCTGCTGGAGTTCTGCCTGGAGCACGGCTACGAGCTGCGGATCATCGAGCAGATGCCACTCGACGCGGGCCACGACTGGCGCCGCTCGACGATGGTGACGGCGCAACAGACCCGCGAAGTGCTGGGGGCGAGTTTCCGGCTCACCCCCGACCCGGCGCACAGAGGTTCCGCACCGGCCCAACGCTGGCTGGTCGACGGCGGCCCGGCCACCGTCGGCATCATCGCCTCGGTGACCGAGCCGTTCTGCGCCGCGTGCGACCGGACCCGGCTCACCGCCGACGGCCAGGTGCGCAACTGTCTTTTCGCACGCGAGGAATCCGACCTGCGCGCGCTGTTGCGCGGCGGCGCGGACGACGACGCCATAGCCCGCCGCTGGCGTGCGGCCATGTGGGCGAAGAAGGCCGGCCACGGCATCGGCTCGCCCGGCTTCCACCAGCCCGACCGTCCGATGAGCGCCATCGGCGGCTGA
- a CDS encoding ABC transporter permease, with protein sequence MLRTRTGTLRRNHVAAPGWLLLPAAIGVIVIGLPIVGLAATVPWGRFLGLISSPSSLTALRLSLQTAAAATVIVVILGVPIAILLARSEGRWARPVRAVVLVPLVLPPVVGGLALLYTFGRGGIAGARLQALGIDIAFSTTAVVLAQVFVSLPFLVLSLEGALRGMDTRYEAVASTLGARPVRVLRKVTLPMVMPGLVSGVVLAFARSLGEFGATITFAGSLQGRTRTLPLEIYLQRVDDPDAAVALSMVLIVVAVVVVVAIHGRGARSRGPRGRKGPEWNGPGRGGPVRGGAREELVV encoded by the coding sequence ATGTTGCGGACGCGGACCGGAACCCTGCGGCGGAACCACGTGGCAGCGCCCGGATGGCTTCTCCTGCCCGCCGCGATCGGGGTCATCGTCATCGGTCTGCCCATCGTGGGACTCGCGGCGACGGTGCCGTGGGGCCGCTTCCTGGGCCTGATCTCATCGCCGTCGTCCCTGACCGCGCTGCGCCTGAGCCTGCAGACCGCCGCGGCGGCGACGGTGATCGTGGTGATCCTGGGCGTGCCGATCGCGATACTCCTGGCGCGATCCGAAGGGCGCTGGGCGCGGCCGGTGCGGGCCGTGGTGCTCGTGCCCCTCGTTCTTCCGCCGGTGGTGGGCGGCCTCGCCCTGCTCTACACCTTCGGCCGGGGCGGGATCGCCGGCGCGCGGTTGCAGGCGCTGGGCATCGACATCGCCTTCTCCACCACCGCGGTGGTCCTGGCCCAGGTGTTCGTGTCGCTGCCGTTCCTGGTGCTGAGTCTGGAAGGGGCGCTCCGGGGAATGGACACGCGCTACGAGGCCGTCGCGTCGACGCTGGGAGCGCGCCCGGTCCGGGTCCTCCGCAAGGTCACGCTGCCGATGGTGATGCCGGGCCTGGTCTCCGGCGTGGTGCTGGCGTTCGCGCGGTCGCTGGGGGAGTTCGGTGCGACGATCACCTTCGCGGGCAGCCTGCAGGGCCGCACCCGTACGCTGCCACTGGAGATCTACCTGCAGCGTGTGGACGATCCGGACGCGGCAGTGGCGCTGTCCATGGTGCTCATCGTCGTGGCGGTGGTCGTGGTGGTCGCCATCCACGGACGGGGCGCCCGGTCGCGCGGACCACGAGGGCGGAAAGGTCCGGAGTGGAACGGTCCGGGGCGAGGTGGGCCTGTGCGGGGCGGGGCCCGTGAGGAGTTGGTCGTGTGA
- a CDS encoding sulfate/molybdate ABC transporter ATP-binding protein, protein MRLAPGEVVAVLGPNGAGKSTLLSVIAGLVRPDAGHVRAGERMLLDTDAGTDVPVARRRVGLLAQDALLFGSLSVAENVEFGPRSQGVGRQESSETARRWLAEVGAGDLAERKPRKLSGGQAQRVAIARALAAGPEVLLLDEPMGSLDVAVAAQVRSMLRRVLRDRAAATDGRSAAVIVTHDLVDALTLADRIIVLDNGSVVDDGPVERVLRSPRSPFAADLAGTNMVSGRAVAAVDVAMEPDGAGSGGRGGRRWRRERAAKAPAAGGAAVGMAAGGFAVEGDAPSSSAAIRTVSGAQVSGGTLHRLVEDEPAVAVFSPRAVAVYRTAPHGSPRNVFRVRATAVEARGDAIRVRAADDAGTSLMAEMTTTAARELGIAAGDEAVFVVKASEVRVYPG, encoded by the coding sequence ATGCGCCTCGCCCCGGGGGAGGTGGTCGCGGTCCTCGGTCCCAACGGGGCCGGAAAGTCGACGCTGCTGTCGGTGATCGCGGGCCTGGTCCGGCCCGACGCCGGCCACGTCCGCGCCGGCGAGCGCATGCTGCTCGACACGGACGCCGGCACGGACGTCCCGGTGGCCCGGCGCAGGGTGGGGCTGCTGGCGCAGGACGCGCTGTTGTTCGGCAGCCTCTCGGTGGCGGAGAACGTCGAGTTCGGGCCGCGCAGCCAGGGCGTGGGCAGGCAGGAGTCCTCCGAGACGGCGCGCCGCTGGCTTGCGGAGGTCGGTGCCGGTGACCTGGCGGAGCGCAAGCCGCGGAAGCTCTCGGGCGGCCAGGCGCAACGCGTCGCGATCGCGCGGGCGCTGGCCGCGGGCCCGGAGGTGCTGCTGCTGGACGAGCCGATGGGTTCCCTCGACGTGGCCGTCGCCGCGCAGGTCCGCTCGATGCTGCGTCGTGTCCTGCGCGACCGCGCGGCGGCGACGGACGGGCGCAGCGCGGCGGTGATCGTCACGCATGACCTGGTGGACGCGCTGACGCTGGCGGACAGGATCATCGTGCTCGACAACGGGTCGGTCGTCGACGACGGGCCCGTCGAGCGGGTGCTGCGGTCGCCGCGGAGCCCGTTCGCGGCCGACCTCGCCGGTACGAACATGGTGTCGGGGCGGGCGGTCGCCGCTGTCGACGTCGCCATGGAGCCGGACGGGGCCGGTTCCGGGGGGCGCGGCGGCCGGCGGTGGCGCCGGGAACGTGCCGCCAAGGCGCCGGCCGCCGGCGGGGCCGCGGTGGGAATGGCTGCCGGGGGCTTCGCGGTGGAAGGCGACGCGCCGTCGTCGTCCGCGGCGATCCGCACCGTCTCGGGCGCCCAGGTGTCGGGCGGTACGCTGCACCGGCTGGTCGAGGACGAACCCGCGGTGGCGGTGTTCTCACCCCGCGCGGTGGCGGTGTACCGCACGGCCCCGCACGGTAGTCCGCGCAACGTGTTCCGCGTTCGGGCGACGGCGGTGGAGGCGCGCGGGGATGCCATCCGCGTCCGGGCGGCCGATGATGCGGGCACTTCGCTGATGGCCGAGATGACCACCACCGCAGCACGAGAGTTGGGCATCGCGGCCGGCGACGAGGCGGTGTTCGTCGTCAAGGCGTCGGAAGTGCGGGTCTACCCCGGCTAG
- a CDS encoding cold-shock protein, producing the protein MPTGNVKWYDSAKGFGFLTQDSGEDVYVRSGALPEGVESLKAGQRVEFDMATGRRGPQALRVQVLGPAPSVRRGLQARRDAAHRRSPDELHGMVEDMITLLEATVQPDLRKGRYPDRKTAQRISEVVRAVARELDS; encoded by the coding sequence GTGCCGACGGGCAATGTGAAGTGGTACGACAGCGCGAAGGGTTTCGGCTTCCTGACGCAGGACTCGGGTGAGGATGTCTACGTCCGCTCGGGCGCGCTTCCCGAAGGGGTCGAGTCGCTCAAGGCCGGGCAACGGGTCGAGTTCGACATGGCGACCGGGCGTCGTGGACCGCAGGCGCTGCGCGTACAGGTGCTCGGGCCTGCCCCGTCGGTGCGCCGCGGACTGCAGGCCCGCCGCGATGCCGCGCACCGGCGATCGCCCGACGAGCTGCACGGGATGGTCGAGGACATGATCACCCTGCTGGAGGCCACGGTGCAGCCTGATCTTCGCAAGGGGCGATACCCGGACCGCAAGACCGCCCAGAGGATCTCCGAGGTGGTCCGGGCGGTCGCGCGCGAACTGGACTCGTGA
- a CDS encoding DUF2771 family protein, which yields MSTTDADERRSTQRRRPARSRRTRLILRSLIAVVVVAAIVGVTILVLNLVTDDTVERPTVTATVGDSTVAVEPFEWCDPQTPTECDPQGETADIPVSEGTPMVIDVPDAIASAPWSLKRYYVDPGVVDGGVGSLIPEEQIFTPGSTHSVTVPPVNPDGNVLAGVEITLPTGIIDQATGEVTYIDHATWSIKTR from the coding sequence GTGAGCACAACCGACGCAGACGAGCGCAGGAGCACGCAGCGCCGGCGCCCGGCCCGCAGCCGCCGCACACGGTTGATCCTGCGCAGCCTCATCGCGGTCGTCGTCGTGGCGGCCATCGTGGGAGTCACGATCCTCGTGCTCAACCTCGTCACCGACGACACGGTCGAACGTCCCACGGTGACGGCCACCGTGGGCGACAGCACCGTGGCGGTCGAGCCTTTCGAGTGGTGCGATCCGCAGACACCCACCGAGTGCGACCCGCAGGGCGAGACCGCCGACATCCCGGTGTCGGAGGGCACCCCGATGGTGATCGACGTCCCCGACGCCATAGCGAGCGCCCCGTGGAGCCTGAAGCGCTATTACGTCGATCCCGGAGTCGTGGACGGCGGGGTCGGTTCGCTGATCCCGGAGGAGCAGATCTTCACGCCCGGCAGCACCCACTCCGTCACCGTGCCGCCGGTGAACCCCGACGGCAACGTGCTCGCGGGGGTCGAGATCACGCTGCCCACCGGCATCATCGACCAGGCGACGGGTGAGGTCACCTACATCGACCATGCGACCTGGTCCATAAAGACCCGCTGA
- a CDS encoding MFS transporter produces MTEDDPRHRPWWPHGRPPRAGGPDGHGDTTYPHAQHDGGRVGAPGGAESPPPGSPEFMPQDFSAPRHPGMSNYPTHPDPYEHDGPRGLRGDSGGHGDAGYQPPEHTHHAPGPRRQDAHPGPRRPSLPPLPRDDEDARTRAFEGPADADGDRSMHPDGSDDTADRDRRGRADGARRGGGMPRKITVTRVAAMRSRQLTAQGIATVRRAANADGADKSGLTALIWAYMANFACDAALTVALANTLFFSAATGESKSKVALYLLVTLAPFAVIAPLIGPALDRIQRGRRIALASSYGVRVVLAIILALNFDSWVLYPAALGMLVMSKSFSVLKSAVTPRLLPPDMDLVRVNSRLQIFGLVGGTTVAGGIAGIVAFAAGSSGALWLTAVFALGGAYLSMRIPSWVEVTEGEIATTFSYHGTPAPAPTSDADTGPGSGARDGSTKRRRRFGRGRNATSTLRQPLGHNILTGLWGTGTIKVLIGFLFLYIPFVAKAHADEEGLLGLILTGLIAVAAGAGNVAGNAAGARLKLRKPATVVLWCTAAAFIAAAFAAGTHVLATVALAALLGNIASALAKVSLDAAIQHDLPDRSRASAFGRSETILQLSWVLGGALGVLLPTDYWIGFTVISCILAVGLVQTVLIAQGRSVIPAFRGRRPDTVAPETAEVTRSTPAG; encoded by the coding sequence GTGACCGAAGACGATCCACGCCACCGGCCCTGGTGGCCGCATGGGCGACCGCCGCGCGCCGGCGGCCCGGACGGCCACGGTGACACCACGTATCCGCACGCGCAGCACGACGGCGGGCGCGTCGGCGCGCCCGGCGGTGCGGAGTCCCCGCCCCCGGGCTCCCCGGAGTTCATGCCTCAGGATTTTTCCGCACCGCGCCACCCGGGGATGTCGAACTACCCGACCCACCCCGACCCGTACGAACACGACGGCCCGCGCGGACTCCGCGGGGACAGCGGCGGCCACGGAGACGCCGGATACCAGCCCCCGGAGCACACGCATCACGCCCCCGGTCCGCGCCGCCAGGACGCGCACCCCGGCCCACGCAGGCCATCGCTCCCGCCGCTGCCCCGGGACGACGAGGACGCACGCACCCGCGCATTCGAGGGACCCGCCGACGCCGACGGGGACCGCTCGATGCACCCGGACGGATCCGACGACACGGCGGACCGGGACCGGCGGGGACGCGCCGACGGCGCGCGCCGCGGAGGAGGCATGCCGCGCAAGATCACCGTGACCCGCGTCGCTGCGATGCGCAGCCGCCAGCTCACAGCCCAGGGAATCGCCACCGTGCGCCGCGCCGCCAACGCGGACGGCGCCGACAAGTCCGGACTCACCGCGCTCATCTGGGCGTACATGGCCAACTTCGCCTGCGACGCCGCGCTGACGGTGGCCCTGGCGAACACCCTGTTCTTCTCGGCGGCCACCGGCGAATCCAAGTCCAAGGTGGCGCTGTACCTGCTGGTGACGCTGGCCCCGTTCGCCGTCATCGCACCGCTGATCGGCCCCGCACTGGACCGGATCCAGCGCGGGCGCCGCATCGCGCTCGCGTCCTCGTACGGGGTGCGCGTGGTGCTCGCGATCATCCTCGCGCTCAACTTCGACTCGTGGGTTCTCTACCCCGCCGCGCTCGGCATGCTCGTGATGAGCAAATCGTTCTCCGTCCTCAAATCCGCCGTGACACCGCGTCTGCTGCCGCCGGACATGGACCTCGTGCGAGTCAACTCGCGGCTGCAGATATTCGGCCTGGTGGGCGGCACCACCGTGGCGGGCGGGATCGCCGGCATCGTCGCGTTCGCGGCCGGGTCCTCGGGCGCACTGTGGCTCACTGCGGTGTTCGCTCTGGGCGGCGCGTACCTGAGCATGCGCATCCCGTCGTGGGTGGAGGTCACCGAAGGCGAGATCGCCACCACATTCAGCTACCACGGCACGCCTGCACCCGCGCCCACGTCGGACGCCGACACCGGTCCCGGCTCGGGCGCGCGCGACGGCTCCACCAAGCGCCGCCGGCGCTTCGGCCGCGGCAGAAACGCCACGTCGACCCTGCGCCAGCCCCTGGGCCACAACATCCTCACCGGGCTGTGGGGCACGGGCACCATCAAGGTCCTCATCGGATTCCTGTTCCTGTACATCCCGTTCGTCGCCAAGGCCCACGCCGACGAGGAGGGTCTGCTGGGGCTGATCCTGACCGGCCTGATCGCCGTCGCCGCCGGTGCCGGCAACGTGGCGGGCAACGCAGCGGGGGCCCGGCTCAAACTGCGCAAGCCCGCGACCGTCGTACTCTGGTGCACGGCGGCCGCGTTCATCGCCGCGGCTTTCGCGGCGGGCACGCACGTGCTGGCCACGGTGGCGCTGGCCGCGCTGCTCGGCAATATCGCGAGCGCGCTGGCCAAGGTCTCACTCGACGCGGCGATCCAGCACGACCTCCCCGACCGGTCCCGGGCGTCGGCATTCGGGCGTTCCGAGACGATCCTCCAGCTCAGCTGGGTCCTCGGCGGCGCACTCGGCGTGCTGCTGCCCACCGACTACTGGATAGGGTTCACCGTGATCTCGTGCATCCTGGCCGTGGGCCTCGTCCAGACGGTGCTCATAGCGCAGGGCAGGTCGGTGATCCCCGCGTTCCGCGGCCGCAGGCCCGACACCGTCGCACCCGAGACCGCCGAAGTGACCCGATCGACGCCCGCGGGCTGA
- a CDS encoding DUF3027 domain-containing protein produces MASAGAAERGSADVPPVLADAVGLARAAVVDLGEGRVGAHLATVGEDDSSASHYFAADIQGYRGWQWVVVVAAAPGSEEATVSEIALLPGVDALVAPQWTPWEERVRPGDLGPGDLLPPPADDPRLVPGYVANGDPEIDDVAWEVGLGRRQVMSREGRDLAAQRWHDGDHGPGSGMAKAAPGTCGGCGFYLPLAGALHGEFGVCGNEFAADGTVVHVGYGCGAHSDTSLPTGAGSPAYEPYDDGALESVAVRSPEPGDAAGGDQDGSPTGTSGD; encoded by the coding sequence ATGGCGTCCGCGGGCGCGGCGGAACGAGGCTCCGCGGACGTGCCGCCCGTGCTCGCCGACGCGGTAGGCCTGGCCCGTGCCGCTGTCGTCGACCTCGGCGAGGGGCGGGTCGGTGCCCATCTCGCCACGGTGGGCGAGGACGACTCGTCCGCATCGCACTACTTCGCCGCGGACATCCAGGGCTACCGCGGATGGCAATGGGTGGTCGTGGTCGCGGCCGCGCCGGGGTCGGAGGAGGCGACGGTCTCCGAGATCGCACTGCTCCCGGGTGTCGACGCGCTCGTCGCGCCCCAGTGGACCCCGTGGGAGGAGCGGGTGCGCCCCGGCGACCTCGGCCCCGGCGATCTGCTGCCCCCGCCCGCGGACGATCCGCGTCTGGTGCCCGGCTACGTCGCGAACGGCGATCCGGAGATCGACGACGTCGCCTGGGAGGTCGGGCTGGGACGCCGCCAGGTGATGAGCCGCGAGGGGCGTGACCTCGCCGCGCAGCGCTGGCACGACGGCGACCACGGTCCGGGTTCGGGAATGGCCAAGGCGGCGCCGGGCACGTGCGGAGGCTGCGGGTTCTACCTGCCATTGGCCGGAGCGCTCCACGGCGAGTTCGGGGTGTGCGGCAACGAATTCGCCGCCGACGGCACCGTGGTGCACGTGGGCTACGGGTGCGGTGCGCACTCGGACACTTCGCTGCCCACCGGTGCGGGCTCGCCGGCGTACGAGCCGTACGACGACGGCGCGCTCGAGTCCGTGGCCGTGCGGTCGCCGGAGCCGGGCGATGCTGCAGGCGGAGACCAGGACGGGTCGCCCACGGGGACCAGTGGCGACTGA
- a CDS encoding sacsin N-terminal ATP-binding-like domain-containing protein gives MATDCTGDHPDDRFDTPDPSDPADPFGVAELRAATLESWRRSPTRLREDAAAEADLRRGGYRDRVFTELAQNAADAAAEAGVPGELTVAVTSGADGDELHVANTGTPLSRAGMVTLCALRASTKSGGVGRFGVGFTAVTALGDQAAIRSRHGGVVFSRERTRAAAAEAGIAEPAEGVPTLRLPWPDPAPPRAGADTEVVIRLRAEVDAGALTESFCAEAPELLLELPALAAITVGDRRWTRDDEIIGVAVEDEPVAAGAVADAESDSEPTPDDRPEGEPDQWRPARTADRQDRPVLRYRRIRDSRGDDATWVESSAPGARWLARVVDGRVVAGAPDVVRAPTRSDEELSLPVLLIVEAPMAPDRRRLMPGTVLSGAASHYPDLMRAVPDDERLRLVPEAGFPRGPVDARLREDLTAVLRTRRWLPTVQGRDVAGGVAVLVPGLTDELAEVLRGTVDALLIPGFSGQRAQTLLAPYGVRILDAAGLADLLTGVERPPSWWRTLYAALEPLAADSAVLDQLGALPVPLADGRTVTGPRTVVVGDGLLPEAGADLNGNGPDDGGAVPVLPWVRLVHPAAAHRLLLRLGAAQTGVGDLLADPALRAAVADELESALTGESPMSDGGRGPDGEGPDGGGGAPAGVSRLVDAVLRLVRVSVAGTATDTADPEPQLPDWIGMLPLPDAGGEPRAADELLAPGAPLAEVLVGDSPFGVLDARVVDAYGIDAIRAVGVGWGFSVVRDEAPTGPDHDLDDEDAWWSGLDGEPETLGAVRDLDLVDPDRWAAALRVLAGDARIRPLLSDRAGYTAWWLRRHAAIGGIPVAALRGDDPTFDGLLDIFPGPDAGDDDLPGLTDDRMSALGEGVLAGGTVDGPMLARTLIDRLADPDRGPGPAVVVHAHRLLEGALEDGAVDLDDVDPPDSVRAVDGGVVAAADALVLDDPWLAAVVPQRRLVVGTVAGASLLADLLDVDLASQAVRSSVTSSGRRSTWAAESGAVVAAAQAGVEVPGGPVLVHEDGLSVRVAVDGEEPREVAVPWWVDDEGAVHTDGAWAVAVSGAAAVRRS, from the coding sequence GTGGCGACTGATTGCACCGGGGACCACCCCGATGATCGGTTCGACACCCCGGACCCGTCCGACCCGGCCGATCCGTTCGGCGTAGCGGAACTCCGTGCTGCGACGCTCGAATCGTGGCGGCGATCGCCGACGCGGCTGCGCGAGGACGCGGCTGCGGAGGCGGACCTGCGGCGCGGCGGCTATCGGGACCGGGTTTTCACCGAACTCGCGCAGAACGCGGCCGACGCGGCCGCCGAGGCCGGAGTGCCCGGCGAGCTCACCGTTGCAGTGACCTCCGGGGCGGACGGCGACGAGCTGCACGTCGCCAACACGGGCACCCCTCTGAGCCGCGCCGGAATGGTCACCCTGTGTGCGCTGCGGGCGTCCACCAAGAGCGGAGGCGTGGGCCGGTTCGGGGTGGGTTTCACGGCGGTGACGGCGTTGGGCGACCAGGCCGCGATCCGGTCGCGGCACGGCGGCGTCGTGTTCTCGCGGGAACGGACGCGCGCCGCCGCAGCGGAGGCGGGCATCGCGGAGCCGGCGGAAGGCGTGCCCACTCTGCGCCTTCCGTGGCCTGATCCGGCGCCGCCGCGGGCGGGAGCGGACACGGAGGTGGTGATCCGGCTGCGCGCGGAGGTGGATGCGGGGGCATTGACCGAATCCTTCTGCGCGGAGGCGCCCGAGCTGCTGCTGGAACTGCCGGCGCTCGCGGCGATCACAGTCGGGGACCGGCGGTGGACGCGCGACGACGAGATTATCGGCGTCGCCGTCGAGGACGAGCCGGTCGCCGCGGGTGCGGTTGCAGATGCGGAATCGGATTCGGAGCCGACGCCGGACGACCGGCCGGAGGGGGAGCCGGACCAGTGGCGTCCGGCGCGAACTGCGGACCGCCAGGACCGCCCGGTGCTGCGCTACCGCCGGATCCGCGATTCCCGGGGCGACGACGCGACCTGGGTCGAGTCGTCGGCTCCCGGCGCGCGGTGGCTCGCGCGGGTGGTGGACGGCAGGGTGGTGGCAGGGGCGCCGGATGTGGTCCGGGCGCCCACGCGTTCCGACGAGGAACTGTCGTTGCCCGTGCTGCTGATCGTCGAAGCGCCGATGGCCCCCGACCGCCGCCGGCTCATGCCCGGCACCGTGCTGAGCGGGGCGGCGTCGCACTACCCGGATCTGATGCGCGCGGTGCCGGACGACGAGCGCCTGCGCCTGGTACCGGAGGCCGGCTTCCCGCGCGGTCCCGTCGACGCCCGGCTGCGTGAGGACCTCACGGCCGTGCTGCGCACGCGCCGGTGGCTGCCGACGGTGCAGGGGCGCGACGTGGCCGGCGGCGTGGCGGTCCTGGTCCCGGGGCTCACCGACGAACTCGCGGAAGTGCTGCGTGGGACCGTGGACGCGCTGCTGATCCCCGGGTTCTCGGGGCAGCGGGCGCAGACGCTCCTGGCGCCGTACGGGGTGCGGATCCTGGACGCGGCGGGGTTGGCGGATCTGCTCACCGGTGTGGAACGGCCGCCCTCCTGGTGGCGCACGCTGTATGCGGCGCTGGAGCCGCTGGCGGCGGACTCGGCCGTGCTCGACCAGCTCGGGGCGTTGCCGGTTCCGCTCGCCGACGGCCGCACGGTCACCGGGCCCCGCACCGTCGTCGTCGGCGACGGACTGCTGCCCGAGGCCGGCGCCGACCTGAACGGCAACGGCCCGGACGACGGCGGTGCCGTGCCGGTGCTGCCCTGGGTTCGGCTCGTCCATCCCGCCGCGGCGCACCGATTGCTGCTCCGTCTCGGAGCGGCGCAGACCGGCGTCGGCGACCTGCTGGCCGACCCGGCATTGCGCGCAGCGGTCGCCGACGAGCTCGAATCCGCCCTCACCGGGGAGTCCCCGATGAGCGACGGTGGCAGGGGACCGGACGGAGAGGGACCGGACGGCGGGGGAGGTGCTCCGGCCGGGGTGAGCCGGCTGGTGGACGCCGTGCTCCGGCTCGTGCGGGTTTCCGTTGCGGGGACCGCGACAGACACGGCGGATCCTGAGCCGCAGCTCCCGGACTGGATAGGGATGCTCCCGCTGCCGGATGCGGGCGGTGAGCCGCGCGCCGCGGACGAGCTGCTGGCGCCGGGCGCGCCGCTGGCGGAGGTGCTCGTCGGAGATTCGCCGTTCGGGGTTCTCGATGCGCGCGTGGTCGACGCGTACGGTATCGACGCGATCCGCGCCGTCGGCGTGGGCTGGGGATTCAGCGTGGTGCGTGACGAGGCGCCCACCGGGCCCGACCACGATTTGGACGACGAGGACGCCTGGTGGTCCGGCCTGGACGGCGAGCCTGAGACGCTCGGCGCGGTGCGGGATCTCGACCTGGTGGACCCGGACAGGTGGGCCGCGGCGCTTCGGGTGCTTGCCGGTGATGCGCGGATACGGCCGCTGCTCAGCGACCGTGCCGGGTACACGGCGTGGTGGCTGCGGCGGCACGCGGCGATCGGAGGGATTCCGGTCGCCGCGTTGCGCGGCGACGATCCGACGTTCGACGGCCTGCTCGACATCTTTCCCGGGCCGGACGCCGGGGACGACGATCTGCCGGGGCTGACCGATGACAGGATGTCGGCTCTCGGCGAGGGCGTCCTCGCCGGCGGAACGGTGGACGGTCCCATGCTTGCGCGGACCCTGATCGACAGGCTCGCCGATCCGGACCGTGGGCCCGGGCCCGCTGTCGTCGTACACGCGCACCGGCTGCTGGAGGGCGCGCTCGAGGACGGGGCCGTCGATCTGGACGACGTCGATCCGCCGGACTCCGTCCGCGCAGTCGACGGCGGCGTGGTGGCCGCTGCGGACGCGCTGGTACTGGACGACCCGTGGTTGGCAGCGGTCGTGCCGCAGCGACGATTGGTGGTCGGCACCGTCGCAGGGGCGAGCCTGCTGGCGGATCTCCTGGACGTCGACCTGGCGTCGCAGGCGGTGCGGTCGTCGGTGACGTCGTCGGGGAGGCGGAGCACCTGGGCCGCGGAGTCCGGTGCCGTCGTGGCCGCCGCGCAAGCCGGCGTCGAGGTCCCCGGCGGTCCGGTGCTGGTGCACGAGGACGGTCTCTCAGTGCGTGTCGCGGTGGATGGGGAGGAGCCGCGCGAGGTCGCAGTGCCCTGGTGGGTCGACGACGAGGGCGCAGTGCACACCGACGGGGCATGGGCCGTGGCGGTCTCCGGAGCCGCTGCAGTCCGTCGAAGCTGA
- a CDS encoding DUF2530 domain-containing protein, with protein sequence MTDQQPGVPDDPPAPRTAAAKSDADAVRDRPALPAAALDPRPVVAAGFGAWIIATIVFLIADGASSSALPVCYAGLVIGALGTAVFLIQRRGARSGRKGAQQGLT encoded by the coding sequence GTGACCGACCAGCAGCCGGGCGTTCCGGACGATCCGCCCGCACCCCGTACCGCGGCGGCGAAATCGGACGCCGACGCCGTGCGGGACAGGCCTGCGCTCCCCGCGGCGGCACTGGACCCGCGCCCGGTGGTCGCCGCCGGTTTCGGCGCCTGGATCATCGCGACCATCGTCTTCTTGATCGCGGACGGAGCCTCATCGAGCGCACTCCCCGTCTGCTACGCCGGGCTGGTCATCGGTGCGCTGGGCACCGCCGTCTTCCTGATTCAACGGCGCGGCGCACGATCGGGACGCAAGGGCGCGCAGCAGGGCCTGACGTAG